One window of the Periophthalmus magnuspinnatus isolate fPerMag1 chromosome 17, fPerMag1.2.pri, whole genome shotgun sequence genome contains the following:
- the slc4a2a gene encoding anion exchange protein 2a encodes MWDQTSSHTQMFVELKELRASSDRCDDDDEGLEWRPRTQWSQGLNEDQTQDLLRTLSAGLLLLDLSPRTWAGLMETLVDRLETSNQIQAQDRDQVLRALLLPHSNEDMGEVNGNRGRKKHSDRDQGLDSGLDSGLNRAALVLSGAVSPLRSPVVALVHLQEPVLFQAVLQVPVQVLVLSLGPTTNQNHFKTGRALASLLMDKVPAEAVSRTQDSEDLLRVLIQTLDHEDQPNFTKTHRESNSKEQDLSLPCSPSAPPSDPLRRSGTLFGGLLKDVRRRYPQYTSDLTDALNAQCVAAIIFIYFAALSPAVTFGGLLGEKTDGLMGVSELIIATALQGVVFAVVGAQPLLIVGFSGPLLVFEEAFYNFCQVLDVEYLTARLWVGLWLMVIVVVTVALEGSVLVRHVSRFTQEIFSVLISLIFIYETFVKLFKIFLQYPLTGCVRDNTSEVSNWWNSSALSDASNSTEPSDWSSHSRGVDAGTTRPNTALLSLLLMLGTYLSAFYLRKLKNSALFPGQLRRTIGDFGVPISIFIMVLVDYSIKDIYTQKLSVPSGVAVTSPQKRSWLVPPLGAQGEFPLWMAAASVLPALLVFILLFMESQITALIVSKRVVKGTGFHVDLLIIVLVGGVSALFGLPWLSAATVRSVTHANALSITAPARPPQEDRPRPLPVDKSLLQEEKPHSQEEKPHPQEEKSRPLEEKLCPMLREQRVTGFVVALLVGLSVLVAGLLRQIPVSVLFGVFLYMGVMSLQGIQLTERIQLLLMPTKHHPKSGYVTKVRPWRLHLYTCLQITCLALLWLVMASPLALAFPFVLLLTVPLRKLLLPLLFTSRELQLLDGEEPEVELEQDEYEQLQMPV; translated from the exons ATGTGGGACCAGACAAGTTCTCACACTCAG atgtttGTGGAGCTGAAGGAGCTCAGGGCCAGCTCTGACAG GtgcgatgatgatgatgaaggttTGGAGTGGAGACCGCGGACTCAGTGGAGCCAAGGTCTGAACGAGGACCAGACCCAGGACCTGCTCCGGACCCTGTCTGCag gtctgctgctgctggaccTCAGTCCCAGGACTTGGGCCGGACTCATGGAGACTCTGGTGGACCGACTGGAGACTTCAAACCAGATCCAAGCCCAAGACCGAGACCAAGTCCTGAGGGCCCTACTGCTGCCACACAG taATGAAGACATGGGTGAAGTGAATGGAAACCGAGGAAGAAAG aaaCACAGTGACCGGGACCAGggtctggactcaggtctggactcaggtctgAACCGGGCAGCTCTGGTCCTCTCTG GTGCTGTCAGTCCCTTGCGCAGCCCAGTAGTGGCGCTGGTCCATCTCCAGGAGCCAGTTTTGTTCCAGGCAGTGCTGCAGGTCCCGGTCCAGGTCTTAGTCCTGAGTCTGGGACCAACCACAAATCAGAACCACTTCAAGACCGGGAGAGCGCTCGCCTCACTCCTGATGGACAAG GTCCCGGCAGAGGCCGTGTCCCGGACTCAGGACTCAGAGGACCTTCTAAGGGTCCTGATCCAGACTTTGGACCACGAGGATCAGCCAAACTTCACCAAAACTCACAGAGAATCCAACAGCAAAGAACAAG ACCTGTCTCTGCCCTGCTCCCCCTCGGCTCCTCCCTCTGACCCCTTGCGGCGCTCGGGGACCCTGTTCGGGGGGCTCCTTAAGGATGTCAGACGCAGGTACCCTCAGTACACCTCTGACCTGACCGATGCCCTCAACGCTCAGTGTGTCGCCGCCATCATCTTCATCTACTTTGCTGCTCTGTCGCCCGCCGTCACCTTTGGAGGTCTGCTAG GGGAGAAGACAGACGGGCTGATGGGCGTGTCAGAGCTGATCATTGCCACGGCGCTGCAGGGCGTGGTGTTCGCCGTGGTGGGTGCTCAGCCTCTGCTCATCGTCGGCTTCTCTGGTCCTCTGCTCGTGTTCGAGGAGGCCTTCTATAAC TTTTGCCAGGTGCTGGATGTGGAGTACCTGACGGCGCGGCTGTGGGTGGGGCTGTGGCTGATGGTCATCGTCGTGGTAACTGTGGCGTTGGAGGGGAGTGTTCTGGTGCGACATGTTTCTCGCTTCACCCAAGAAATCTTCTCTGtcctcatctctctcatcttcATCTACGAGACCTTCGTCAAGCTCTTCAAG ATCTTCCTGCAGTACCCTCTGACAGGTTGTGTCCGTGACAACACCTCTGAGGTTTCTAATTGGTGGAACTCCTCGGCACTCTCCGATGCGTCGAACAGCACAGAGCCCTCTGATTGGTCGAGCCACTCCAGAGGCGTCGATGCTGGGACAACACGACCCAACACGGCgctgctgtctctgctcctgatgCTTGGAACCTACCTCAGTGCCTTCTACCTGCGTAAACTCAAGAACTCTGCACTATTCCCTGGACAG TTGAGGAGGACCATTGGCGACTTCGGAGTCCCAATTTCCATCTTCATCATGGTCCTGGTCGACTACAGCATCAAAGACATTTAcacccag AAACTGAGCGTGCCCAGTGGCGTGGCGGTGACATCTCCTCAGAAGCGTTCATGGTTGGTCCCTCCCCTTGGTGCTCAGGGAGAGTTCCCACTATGGATGGCGGCAGCGAGCGTTCTGCCTGCCCTCCtcgtcttcatcctcctcttcatggAGTCCCAGATCACTGC GCTGATCGTGAGCAAGCGTGTGGTGAAGGGCACTGGTTTCCATGTTGACCTTCTCATCATTGTGCTGGTGGGCGGGGTCTCAGCTCTCTTTGGGTTGCCGTGGTTATCGGCTGCCACCGTGCGCTCCGTCACACACGCCAACGCACTGTCAATCACTGCGCCGGCCCGTCCCCCGCAGGAGGACAGACCCCGCCCACTACCAGTGGACAAGTCCCTCCTTCAGGAAGAGAAACCACACTCACAGGAAGAGAAACCACACCCACAGGAAGAGAAATCACGCCCACTGGAAGAGAAACTCTGCCCCATGCTGAGGGAGCAGAGGGTCACAGGCTTCGTGGTGGCGCTGCTCGTCG GCCTGTCGGTGCTGGTTGCTGGGCTCCTGAGACAGATCCCGGTCTCGGTCCTGTTTGGGGTCTTCCTGTACATGGGAGTCATGTCTCTGCAGGGCATCCAGCTTACTGAGCGCATCCAGCTTCTGCTCATGCCAACAAAGCACCACCCCAAAAGTGGCTACGTCACCAAG GTGCGCCCCTGGCGCCTGCACCTGTACACCTGTCTGCAGATCACCTGTCTGGCATTGTTGTGGCTCGTGATGGcatctcctctggctctggccTTTCCCTTCGTGCTGCTGCTGACTGTGCCTCTGCGTAAACTTCTGCTCCCCCTGCTGTTCACATCCAGGGAACTGCAGCTG TTGGACGGGGAGGAGCCAGAAGTGGAGCTGGAGCAGGACGAGTATGAGCAGCTGCAGATGCCTGTGTGA
- the fastk gene encoding fas-activated serine/threonine kinase, giving the protein MQLSGRFLRMYRLCGGGGVAGGGPKPQMGVPFPHCPPSALYHQLGHAPVHRAPPQTRKKTWSFIQDLSYDTFFTMKRLLERSQRPDEVLRWISQNPSKVSQSHLAVALQRIAQLLPAPPPAVEAPPSCAETTPTASEAPPPVSEGGGAKGRKQTLEHQDFLSLCDTIVRDCGKFDNFSLVTSLYAAATLGLSPDSSLVMALESECERRVSQFNQKDLSMVFSSVMRLHHRPHPHLQQAHLSQPHPPPHLPLDPQQQSAQHPSEPQTEACAAAEQGPEAPPPVQREAPPPGVALTEACLSGLERSLERERHPQTLFLLLAYYRGRWRELHSQSEHSNKDTSTAGANPELLLTNRKILRVVKHTLSCVSTVRDQEMALLDEMLAACAAEASNRSLELIFSSHLFHQSRQERFITRLAEELPKKADSLSPNTMALIAKYAARHRLRETRLLDTVAEYLLKRAEQLDTKVIQRLVFPLSRMNYRPQNALELFERLEQVLEPKALSSPLATVNILMSLLQLRYCPPSLLREVFCPGFIHSLTNSPYLGIVRRYLSLLDSAVDLEFEEYSGPRLNPAHKVLMFDHALTADEVNRKYSYKGLVAEALRQLIGEQSYKQDQILPPGYYTDFLLWIDSSRRVVPIRSVKPCDPSAWQLDSSGLIPDFQKFSLEAEPSEDALPVVGGTCLHHMTPFYSADYYPAPSKDQEIHRVVLSVNDKWHYCHNSQVLVGSRAMRDRHLRLLGYLLLQLPYHELEKLNGIEEVKGYLQQKLTDLPLTGPHLPL; this is encoded by the exons ATGCAGCTCAGTGGGCGGTTCTTGAGGATGTACCGGCTCTGCGGCGGAGGGGGTGTTGCCGGGGGCGGGCCTAAACCACAGATGGGCGTGCCTTTCCCTCATTGCCCGCCCTCAGCGTTATATCATCAGCTCGGCCATGCCCCCGTGCACAGAGCCCCGCCCCAGACCCGGAAGAAGACTTGGAGCTTCATCCAAGACCTGAGTTACGACACGTTCTTCACCATGAAGAGGCTGCTGGAGCGCTCGCAGCGTCCAGACGAG GTTCTGCGGTGGATTTCTCAAAATCCGTCCAAAGTTTCTCAGAGTCACTTGGCAGTGGCGCTGCAGAGGATTGCTCAGCTGCTGCCAGCCCCACCCCCTGCTGTGGAGGCCCCGCCCTCCTGCGCAGAAACCACGCCCACTGCTTCAGAGGCCCCTCCCCCTGTCTCAGAGGGGGGTGGGGCGAAGGGCAGGAAGCAGACACTGGAGCACCAGGACTTCCTGTCTCTGTGCGACACCATCGTCCGAGATTGCGGCAAATTTGACAACTTCAGCCTGGTTACCTCCCTGTATGCCGCTGCTACTttag GTCTGAGTCCAGACTCGTCCCTGGTTATGGCTCTGGAGTCTGAGTGTGAGCGTCGTGTGTCTCAGTTTAATCAGAAGGACCTGTCCATGGTGTTCAGCTCCGTTATGAGACTGCACCACCGGCCCCACCCTCACCTGCAGCAAGCTCACTTGTCACAACCACACCCGCCACCGCACCTGCCATTGGACCCACAACAGCAATCAGCACAGCACCCATCAGAGCCCCAGACAGAG GCATGTGCAGCTGCGGAGCAGGGCCCCGAGGCTCCTCCCCCAGTCCAGCGCGAGGCTCCTCCTCCTGGGGTGGCGCTCACAGAGGCCTGTCTCTCCGGTCTGGAGCGGAGCCTGGAGCGAGAGCGCCACCCACAGACACTCTTCCTGCTGCTTGCCTactacagggggcgctggagagagCTACACAGCCAGTCAGAGCACAGCAACAAGGACACATCAACAGCGGGAGCCAATCCAGAACTATTGCTCACAAACAG GAAGATCCTGCGCGTGGTGAAGCACACTCTGTCATGTGTGAGTACGGTGCGTGACCAGGAGATGGCGCTGTTGGATGAGATGTTGGCGGCGTGCGCAGCCGAAGCGAGTAACCGGAGTCTGGAGCTTATCTTCAGCTCGCACTTGTTCCACCAGAGCCGACAGGAGCGCTTCATCACCCGCCTTGCAG AGGAGTTGCCGAAAAAGGCAGACAGCTTGAGCCCCAACACGATGGCGCTGATCGCCAAATACGCCGCACGGCACCGCCTGAGAGAGACGCGCCTCCTCGACACAGTCGCTGAGTACCTGCTGAAGAGGGCGGAGCAACTGGACACTAAG GTGATCCAGAGGCTGGTGTTCCCATTGAGTCGGATGAACTATCGCCCTCAGAATGCTCTGGAGCTGTTCGAGCGTTTGGAGCAGGTCCTGGAGCCTAAAGCCTTGAGCTCTCCTCTGGCCACAGTCAACATCTTGATGTCTCTGCTCCAACTGCGCTACTGCCCCCCGAGCCTGCTGCGGGAGGTCTTCTGCCCCGGATTTATCCACAGCCTCACAA ACAGTCCGTACCTGGGCATCGTCCGCAGGTACCTGTCTCTTCTAGACTCTGCAGTAGACCTGGAGTTTGAGGAATATTCAGGACCTCGTCTCAATCCTGCCCACAAAGTCCTGATGTTTGACCATGCCTTGACCGCAGACGAGGTCAACCGTAAGTACAG TTATAAAGGACTCGTGGCGGAGGCTCTGCGGCAGCTCATCGGAGAACAAAGCTACAAACAAGACCAGATCCTTCCTCCAGGGTACTACACag ACTTCCTACTGTGGATTGATTCCTCTCGACGTGTTGTTCCGATTCGCTCAGTCAAACCATGTGACCCTTCT gcttGGCAACTCGACTCGTCAGGACTCATTCCTGATTTCCAGAAGTTCTCACTGGAGGCGGAGCCATCGGAGGATGCACTTCCAGTTGTGGGCGGGACTTGTCTGCATCACATGACCCCATTTTACAGTGCAGACTACTACCCCGCCCCCAGCAAGGACCAGGAAATCCACAG GGTGGTGCTGTCGGTGAATGATAAGTGGCATTATTGCCATAACTCTCAGGTTCTGGTTGGGTCCAGAGCCATGAGGGACCGGCACCTGCGTCTGCTTGGATACCTCCTCCTGCAG CTGCCTTACCACGAGCTCGAGAAACTCAACGGCATTGAAGAGGTTAAAGGTTACCTACAGCAGAAACTCACTGACTTGCCCCTGACAGGACCCCACCTGCCTCTGTGA
- the LOC117385418 gene encoding AFG3-like protein 2 isoform X1: protein MALRYLRLSAGSRAALTLLLRPRGARVPVRAEGKANGGVLMEAAGAQSVWCELQRHMSSRPPKGFEKYFPDSQKTPKTDDKTSTKKESKPEEKSSGGGPDEGGTGSGGGGKRGGRKEDSHWSSRLQKGEIPWDDREFRLYLLSGAAFWMTVGYYFLWRDGGREVTWKDFVNNFLSKGAVERLEVVNKRYVKVVFSPGKTPVDAQYVWFNIGSVDTFERNLETVQNELGIESENRVPVVYSSESDGTFLLSMLPTALIIGFLLFMLRRGPAGGRPGRGVGGLFSVSETTAKVLKEQIDVKFKDVAGCEEAKLEIMEFVNFLKNPKQYEDLGAKIPKGAILTGPPGTGKTLLAKATAGEANVPFITVNGSEFLEMFVGVGPARVRDLFVLARKNAPCILFIDEIDAVGRKRGRGNFGGQSEQENTLNQLLVEMDGFNTASNVVVLAGTNRPDILDPALMRPGRFDRQIYIGPPDIKGRASIFKVHLRPLKLESRLDPDAVAKKMAALTPGFSGADIANVCNEAALIAARHLCDAIDAKHLEQAIERVIGGLEKKTQVLQPDEKKVVAFHEAGHAVAGWFLEHTDPLLKVSIIPRGRGLGYAQYLPKEQFLYTAEQLMDRMCMTLGGRVSEQIFFNRITTGAQDDLRKVTQSAYAQIVQFGMNSRVGHLSFDLPRQGEMILQKPFSEATARLIDVEVRALIQEAYERTTDLLTRHKEDVEKVALRLLEKEVLDKADMEELLGKRPFAEKATYEEFVEGTGGDEEDTSLPAGLRDWNQERPDPKEESPEERVARQISRGMPF, encoded by the exons ATGGCCCTCCGGTACCTGCGGCTGTCCGCGGGCTCCAGGGCCGCGCTGACGCTCCTGCTGCGTCCGAGGGGAGCCCGCGTCCCGGTGAGAGCCGAGGGGAAGGCTAATGGTGGG GTGCTGATGGAGGCGGCAGGTGCACAGAGTGTGTGGTGCGAGTTGCAGAGACACATGAGCTCTCGTCCTCCGAAAG gCTTTGAGAAGTATTTCCCCGACAGCCAGAAAACCCCAAAGACTGACGACAAAACCAGCACCAAGAAAG AATCCAAACCTGAGGAGAAGTCGAGTGGAGGAGGACCTGATGAGGGTGGGACAGGAAGTGGAGGAGGGGGGAAACGTGGTGGGAGAAAGGAGGACTCTCATTGGTCAAGCCGGCTGCAGAAG ggTGAGATTCCGTGGGATGACAGAGAGTTCCGCCTTTACCTGCTCAGCGGTGCCGCCTTCTGGATGACTGTGGGATACTACTTCCTGTGGAGAGATGGCGGTCGCGAGGTCACCTGGAAGGACTTTGTTAACAACTTCCTGTCCAAAGGCGCG GTGGAGCGCCTTGAGGTCGTCAACAAACGCTATGTCAAAGTAGTGTTCAGTCCCGGGAAGACCCCAGTGGATGCG CAGTACGTGTGGTTTAACATCGGCAGCGTGGACACGTTCGAGAGGAACCTGGAGACTGTTCAGAACGAACTTGGGATCGAGTCGGAGAACCGAGTCCCTGTAGTATACTCCAGCGAGAGCGACGG GACGTTCCTATTGAGCATGCTCCCCACGGCACTCATCATTGGCTTCCTGCTGTTCATGCTGCGTCGGGGGCCTGCAGGGGGGCGCCCAGGTCGAGGCGTAGGGGGGCTCTTCAGTGTCAGCGAGACCACAGCCAAAGTCCTGAAGGAGCAGATTGATGTCAAGTTTAAGGACGTGGCCGGTTGTGAGGAGGCCAAGCTGGAGATCATGGAGTTTGTCAACTTCCTCAAGAACCCAAAGCAGTATGAAGACCTGGGAGCCAAGATCCCCAAG GGGGCCATCCTCACTGGACCTCCGGGCACAGGGAAGACTCTTCTGGCCAAAGCCACAGCTGGAGAAGCCAACGTGCCCTTCATCACCGTCAACGGATCAGAGTTCCTCGAGATGTTTGTGGGAGTGGGCCCTGCCAGA GTGAGGGACCTTTTTGTCCTCGCCCGTAAGAACGCGCCCTGTATCCTCTTCATTGATGAGATCGACGCCGTGGGACGAAAGAGAGGGCGAGGGAACTTTGGAGGACAGAGCGAGCAGGAGAACACCTTGAACCAGCTCCTGGTGGAGATGGACG GGTTTAACACAGCCTCCAACGTGGTGGTTCTTGCTGGTACAAACCGTCCGGACATTCTGGACCCAGCTCTGATGAGACCAGGACGCTTCGACCGACAAATATACATTG GTCCTCCGGATATCAAAGGTCGGGCATCCATCTTTAAGGTTCACCTTCGACCTCTGAAGTTGGAGTCAAGACTCGACCCCGACGCTGTGGCCAAGAAGATGGCTGCCCTCACACCGGGCTTCTCCG GGGCGGACATCGCTAATGTGTGTAATGAGGCTGCTCTGATCGCTGCTCGCCATCTGTGTGACGCCATTGATGCCAAACACCTGGAGCAGGCCATCGAGAGGGTCATCGGAG GTCTGGAGAAGAAGACTCAGGTCCTGCAGCCCGATGAGAAGAAGGTGGTGGCCTTCCACGAGGCCGGACACGCCGTGGCCGGGTGGTTCCTGGAGCACACTGACCCCCTGCTCAAG GTGTCCATCATCCCTCGGGGGCGGGGCCTGGGATACGCTCAGTACCTGCCGAAGGAGCAGTTCTTGTACACGGCTGAGCAGCTGATGGACCGAATGTGCATGACCCTGGGAGGACGTGTGTCCGAACAAATCTTCTTCAACCGCATCACGACGGGAGCCCAGGACGACCTGAGAAAGGTCACGCAGTCTGCCTATGCCCAG ATAGTGCAGTTTGGGATGAACAGCCGCGTGGGGCATCTGTCCTTTGACCTTCCCCGTCAGGGTGAgatgattctgcagaaaccgTTCAGTGAAGCCACAGCGAGACTCATCGACGTGGAGGTGCGAGCTCTGATACAGGAGGCCTATGAGAGGACCACTGATCTGCTGACCAGGCACAAGGAGGATGTGGAGAAg GTGGCGCTGCGCCTCCTGGAGAAGGAGGTGCTAGACAAAGCCGACATGGAGGAGCTTCTGGGGAAGAGGCCTTTCGCTGAGAAGGCGACATATGAGGAGTTTGTGGAGGGAacgggaggagacgaggaggacaCGAGCCTCCCCGCGGGACTCAGGGACTGGAACCAGGAGCGGCCCGACCCCAAAGAGGAGAGCCCAGAGGAGAGGGTGGCCCGGCAGATCTCAAGAGGCATGCCCTTCTGA
- the LOC117385418 gene encoding AFG3-like protein 2 isoform X2 yields the protein MALRYLRLSAGSRAALTLLLRPRGARVPVLMEAAGAQSVWCELQRHMSSRPPKGFEKYFPDSQKTPKTDDKTSTKKESKPEEKSSGGGPDEGGTGSGGGGKRGGRKEDSHWSSRLQKGEIPWDDREFRLYLLSGAAFWMTVGYYFLWRDGGREVTWKDFVNNFLSKGAVERLEVVNKRYVKVVFSPGKTPVDAQYVWFNIGSVDTFERNLETVQNELGIESENRVPVVYSSESDGTFLLSMLPTALIIGFLLFMLRRGPAGGRPGRGVGGLFSVSETTAKVLKEQIDVKFKDVAGCEEAKLEIMEFVNFLKNPKQYEDLGAKIPKGAILTGPPGTGKTLLAKATAGEANVPFITVNGSEFLEMFVGVGPARVRDLFVLARKNAPCILFIDEIDAVGRKRGRGNFGGQSEQENTLNQLLVEMDGFNTASNVVVLAGTNRPDILDPALMRPGRFDRQIYIGPPDIKGRASIFKVHLRPLKLESRLDPDAVAKKMAALTPGFSGADIANVCNEAALIAARHLCDAIDAKHLEQAIERVIGGLEKKTQVLQPDEKKVVAFHEAGHAVAGWFLEHTDPLLKVSIIPRGRGLGYAQYLPKEQFLYTAEQLMDRMCMTLGGRVSEQIFFNRITTGAQDDLRKVTQSAYAQIVQFGMNSRVGHLSFDLPRQGEMILQKPFSEATARLIDVEVRALIQEAYERTTDLLTRHKEDVEKVALRLLEKEVLDKADMEELLGKRPFAEKATYEEFVEGTGGDEEDTSLPAGLRDWNQERPDPKEESPEERVARQISRGMPF from the exons ATGGCCCTCCGGTACCTGCGGCTGTCCGCGGGCTCCAGGGCCGCGCTGACGCTCCTGCTGCGTCCGAGGGGAGCCCGCGTCCCG GTGCTGATGGAGGCGGCAGGTGCACAGAGTGTGTGGTGCGAGTTGCAGAGACACATGAGCTCTCGTCCTCCGAAAG gCTTTGAGAAGTATTTCCCCGACAGCCAGAAAACCCCAAAGACTGACGACAAAACCAGCACCAAGAAAG AATCCAAACCTGAGGAGAAGTCGAGTGGAGGAGGACCTGATGAGGGTGGGACAGGAAGTGGAGGAGGGGGGAAACGTGGTGGGAGAAAGGAGGACTCTCATTGGTCAAGCCGGCTGCAGAAG ggTGAGATTCCGTGGGATGACAGAGAGTTCCGCCTTTACCTGCTCAGCGGTGCCGCCTTCTGGATGACTGTGGGATACTACTTCCTGTGGAGAGATGGCGGTCGCGAGGTCACCTGGAAGGACTTTGTTAACAACTTCCTGTCCAAAGGCGCG GTGGAGCGCCTTGAGGTCGTCAACAAACGCTATGTCAAAGTAGTGTTCAGTCCCGGGAAGACCCCAGTGGATGCG CAGTACGTGTGGTTTAACATCGGCAGCGTGGACACGTTCGAGAGGAACCTGGAGACTGTTCAGAACGAACTTGGGATCGAGTCGGAGAACCGAGTCCCTGTAGTATACTCCAGCGAGAGCGACGG GACGTTCCTATTGAGCATGCTCCCCACGGCACTCATCATTGGCTTCCTGCTGTTCATGCTGCGTCGGGGGCCTGCAGGGGGGCGCCCAGGTCGAGGCGTAGGGGGGCTCTTCAGTGTCAGCGAGACCACAGCCAAAGTCCTGAAGGAGCAGATTGATGTCAAGTTTAAGGACGTGGCCGGTTGTGAGGAGGCCAAGCTGGAGATCATGGAGTTTGTCAACTTCCTCAAGAACCCAAAGCAGTATGAAGACCTGGGAGCCAAGATCCCCAAG GGGGCCATCCTCACTGGACCTCCGGGCACAGGGAAGACTCTTCTGGCCAAAGCCACAGCTGGAGAAGCCAACGTGCCCTTCATCACCGTCAACGGATCAGAGTTCCTCGAGATGTTTGTGGGAGTGGGCCCTGCCAGA GTGAGGGACCTTTTTGTCCTCGCCCGTAAGAACGCGCCCTGTATCCTCTTCATTGATGAGATCGACGCCGTGGGACGAAAGAGAGGGCGAGGGAACTTTGGAGGACAGAGCGAGCAGGAGAACACCTTGAACCAGCTCCTGGTGGAGATGGACG GGTTTAACACAGCCTCCAACGTGGTGGTTCTTGCTGGTACAAACCGTCCGGACATTCTGGACCCAGCTCTGATGAGACCAGGACGCTTCGACCGACAAATATACATTG GTCCTCCGGATATCAAAGGTCGGGCATCCATCTTTAAGGTTCACCTTCGACCTCTGAAGTTGGAGTCAAGACTCGACCCCGACGCTGTGGCCAAGAAGATGGCTGCCCTCACACCGGGCTTCTCCG GGGCGGACATCGCTAATGTGTGTAATGAGGCTGCTCTGATCGCTGCTCGCCATCTGTGTGACGCCATTGATGCCAAACACCTGGAGCAGGCCATCGAGAGGGTCATCGGAG GTCTGGAGAAGAAGACTCAGGTCCTGCAGCCCGATGAGAAGAAGGTGGTGGCCTTCCACGAGGCCGGACACGCCGTGGCCGGGTGGTTCCTGGAGCACACTGACCCCCTGCTCAAG GTGTCCATCATCCCTCGGGGGCGGGGCCTGGGATACGCTCAGTACCTGCCGAAGGAGCAGTTCTTGTACACGGCTGAGCAGCTGATGGACCGAATGTGCATGACCCTGGGAGGACGTGTGTCCGAACAAATCTTCTTCAACCGCATCACGACGGGAGCCCAGGACGACCTGAGAAAGGTCACGCAGTCTGCCTATGCCCAG ATAGTGCAGTTTGGGATGAACAGCCGCGTGGGGCATCTGTCCTTTGACCTTCCCCGTCAGGGTGAgatgattctgcagaaaccgTTCAGTGAAGCCACAGCGAGACTCATCGACGTGGAGGTGCGAGCTCTGATACAGGAGGCCTATGAGAGGACCACTGATCTGCTGACCAGGCACAAGGAGGATGTGGAGAAg GTGGCGCTGCGCCTCCTGGAGAAGGAGGTGCTAGACAAAGCCGACATGGAGGAGCTTCTGGGGAAGAGGCCTTTCGCTGAGAAGGCGACATATGAGGAGTTTGTGGAGGGAacgggaggagacgaggaggacaCGAGCCTCCCCGCGGGACTCAGGGACTGGAACCAGGAGCGGCCCGACCCCAAAGAGGAGAGCCCAGAGGAGAGGGTGGCCCGGCAGATCTCAAGAGGCATGCCCTTCTGA